The nucleotide sequence GTTAGAAGCAGCATACATATTTTCTACGAAGTCACCCTCTACTGTATTTTGGCTGCTTACACCTTTTCCGCCTCTTTTTTGTGCTTTATACTTATCCTGGCTTATTCTCTTTACATAACCTTTATTAGTCAGAGTTACGATTACTTTCTCATCTGAAATTAAGTCCTCTATATTGATATCTAATCTAGATTCCTCTATTTGAGTTCTTCTTTCATCAGAATAATTTTCTTTAATCTCTTCTAATTCTTCTGTTATTATCTCATAAACTTTTCCTTCGTTATCTAAGATAAAGTTTAATTCTTTTATTATCTCTACTAGAGCTGTGTATTCATTCTCTATTTTATCTCTTTCTAATCCAGTTAATCTTTGTAATTTCATATCTAAGATCGATCTAGCTTGAGCTTCACTAAATGAATAATCAATTTTTAAAGTTTCTTTAGCCATATTGGCATCTTTTGACCCTCTAACTATCTTGATTATCTCTCCGATATTATCTAGAGCTATTCTAAAACCTTCTAAGATATGAGATCTTTTTTCAGCTTTTTCTAATTCAAACTTAGTTCTTCTAGTTATTACATCGAATCTATGATTGATATAGTGGTCTAATATTTCTTTTAGCTTCAATACTTTTGGTACATTATCAACTAAAGCTAACATAATAATTCCAAATGTATTTTGTAACTCAGTATATTTATATAATTTATTCAAGATTAATTCAGGTTCTTCTCCCCTTTTAGTCTCTATTACTACTCTTATACCATTTCTATCAGATTCATCTCTAAGATCAGTTATTCCTGTAACCTTTTTTTCTTTTACAAGGTTAGCGATCTTTTCTATCATCCTAGCTTTATTTACTTGGAATGGTACTTCGTTGATTATTATCGAACTCTTTCCATTCTTATGCTCTTCAATCTTTACCTTACCTCTTACTCTTACTCTACCTCTACCAGTAGTATAAGCATCATAGATTCCTTTTTTCCCATCAATTATTCCACCAGTTGGGAAATCAGGTCCACTTATATATTCGATCAGGTCTCTAGAAGTTATTCTAGTTGCCTCTCCTAAAATCCCTGAAATAACCTCTTTTACCTCTCTAAAAGTAGTCAATGAAAGATCTTTTGGTATCTCTGTATAATCTTCAATTTCTGAAGAAGCTTCCCTAGCGTCTCTTTCTTTTTGAAGTTTAAGATTTAATGCGTCATTTTCTTCTATTGATTTATCTACAACAGCCTTTATTTTTTCAATTGTATTCAATAATCTATCTTCATCAGATACTTCAGCTTTTGAGATCATCTTTTCAATTCTTTCAAAACTAATCTCTGCATCGATCTTTTCTGTAGAGTTAGTAATTAATTCCTTTATTTTTTCAAAACCTTCTACGATCCCGTCTTTTTTACCCTTTATCTCTAGTCTATTATTTATAACAGCTAAGATTCCATCTACTAATTCTCCTAAGTTATGAGGAGGTATATTTGTCGCCATTCCGACTGCGATACCAGTTGCTCCATTTAATAGTAAATTAGGTAGTTTTGCAGGTAATACAATAGGTTCATCCAATGAATCATCAAAGTTTTTTCTATAATCTATAGTATTTTTGTCTAAATCTACCAATAATTCTTTGGTGATTTTAGCCATTCTTGCTTCTGTATATCTCATGGCTGCTGCCGAATCTCCATCTATCGATCCAAAGTTTCCATGTCCATCTATTAATTCATATCTATAGTTAAAATCTTGAGCCATTCTAACCATGGTATTATAAACAGCCGAATCTCCATGTGGATGATACTTACCCAGTACTTCTCCGACGATTCTAGCCGATTTTTTATGTGGTTTATCACTAGTCATTCCTAACTCATTCATGGCAAAAAGAATTCTTCTATGAACTGGTTTTAGTCCATCTTTTACATCTGGTAATGCTCTACTTACGATTACACTCATAGAGTAGTCCAAATACGATTCTTTCATCTCTTGTTCTATATATCTAGTTATTATATTTGACATCTAATCCTCCCTGAATTAATTTACCCTCACCTGTCCTCACGGACACCATCTCCCTTGACATCGTAAAAATCATATTTATTAAATATAATTTTTTTGTACTCGTCAATCGGGAGAAGATAGGTCATTTATAAGAGATAGAATTCTACCTCTTACTATTTTATATTTTTAAGAAGCTAAACCTTCTATTTTTTTCTTATTTACTGTAATTTTTACAGCAAGCACTCTATATATCCAAGTTCTTTACGAATTCGGCTCCCTCTTCGATAAATTTCTTTCTAGGTTCTACCTTGTCACCCATCAATTTATCAAATAACTTATCTGCTTCTACAGCGTCATCTATACTTACCTGTAATAATGTTCTTGTATCTGGATCCATTGTTGTTTCCCATAGCTGATCTGGATTCATCTCTCCTAGCCCCTTATATCTTTGAAGGGTAAATCTTCTGTTTTCTATGTTAAGTAATTCCGTTGCATCCTTCATTTGTTTATCCGTATAAGCATATTGTACCGATCTACCAGCTGTTATCTTAAATAATGGTGGTTGAGCGATATATATATTTCCATTAGTTATTAGATCTGACATATATCTAAATAGGAATGTTAAGATTAAAGTTCTGATATGAGCGCCATCTACATCGGCATCGGTCATGATTATGATCTTATGGTATCTTAATTTTTCAAGAGTCATCTCATCATTCATTCCAGCACCAAATGCCGTGATCATAGCTCTTACTTCTGTATTTTCTAATGCTCTATGTAATCCAGCTTTTTCTACATTCAGTATCTTTCCTCTTAGTGGTAAGATAGCTTGTGTATGTCTGTCTCTTCCTTGCTTTGCTGATCCTCCTGCTGAATCTCCCTCTACTATATAGACTTCGCATTCTTCAGGTTTCTTAGATGAACAGTCTGCAAGTTTTCCCGGTAATGACCCTACTTCTAGTGCAGATTTTCTCATTACTAATTCTCTTGCTTTTTTAGCGGCTTCCCTTGCTTTTTTAGACATCAAGATCTTTTCGATTACATTTCTTGCGTCTGCCGGAGTATCCTCTAAGTGCATCTTTAGATATTTACCTACAATACCAGAAACTATACTAGTAACTTCTGAACTACCTAATTTTGTCTTAGTTTGTCCCTCAAATTGAGGATCTGGTACTTTTACAGATATAATTGCTGTCATTCCCTCTCTGATATCACTACCTTGGAAGTTTCCATCTCTTTCTTTTATAAGTCCCATAGTTTTAGCTACATCGTTTACTACACGAGTAAGAGCAGTTCTAAATCCACTTACATGGGTTCCACCTTCATGGGTATTTATATTATTAACAAATGAGAATATGCTCTCTCTTTGCTTTATTGTATAAGTCATGGCAATCTCTACGACTACCCCTTCAGCCTCTCCATTCATATAGATAGGTTCTTTGATTAATTTTTCATTTCCATCCTCTAACTCAGCCAGGAAATCGATTATACCACCGTCAAATTGTAATATTTCCTCGACTTTATCTTCTTTTCTAGAGTCAGTAAGTACTATCTCTAAGCCTTTATTCAAATAAGCCAATTCTTTTAGTCTGTTCTTCAAAGTTTCGAAACTATAGATTAAAGTTTCAAATATCTCATGATCAGCTTTAAATAATATTCTAGTACCAGTTTCCTTAGTTTTACCTATTGTTTTTACATCAAACATAGGTTTTCCTCTTTCCAATCTTTGATGGAAGATTTCACCATCCGTCTTTACATAAACTTCCATCCATTCAGATAGAGCATTTACTACTGAGATACCTACTCCATGAAGTCCCCCAGATACTTTGTAGTTATCGTTCTCAAACTTACCACCAGCATGTAATACAGTCAATACAATCTCCAATGCTGATTTTCCATGTTTAGGATGCATTCCTGTGGGAATTCCTCTTCCGTTATCGATTACTTCAATTATATTGTCTTCCAATACATTTATAATTATCTTGTTACAATGCCCTGCCAAGGCTTCATCTACTGAGTTATCTACTACTTCCCACACAAGATGGTGTAATCCCCTTTCAGATGTAGAACCAATATACATTCCCGGTCTTTTTCTAACGGCTTCTAATCCTTCTAAAACCGTTATATCTTCCGCTTTATAATTATTACTCATCTAACTTACCCTCCTAAATCTTATTTCTTCAACAGCTGTATAAATTCCTCTGCCCTTTTCTCTATATATTCATCCTCTAGTTCACCTAAATCTATTATAAAATATAGTTTAGACAACTCAAAAGCCAGCTCATCTTTCCTGTCTCTCAAATAGATATCTATATTTTTTTTTATCTTGGATAGTTTTTTTAATTTTATTCTGTTATATTCTTTTTCTGTTAGATCTTCTATCTCCCTTACAGCCTGGAAATATTTCAGCATTTTTCTATCTTTAAAGGCTTTCATAAGGGTTTCTTCTAGTTTTAAAACTTCTTTATTCATGCATATAGCACACATAGGCTCAGGGGAACTATAATAAATTCCACACTTACACTGCTTATATCCATGAAGTTTCAAGTATTTTTTTCGTTTATATGATTTTTCCAAAACAACCTTTGTCTGTTTTTTTATAAAATCATCTTTTATTTCTTTGAGCTCCTCTTCCATCTGCAGATATTCTTCAGCGGTTAAGGTCACACTGTCTAAATCTATCGA is from Psychrilyobacter atlanticus DSM 19335 and encodes:
- a CDS encoding DUF721 domain-containing protein, which encodes MVKNLVDVSDLMEAAITKSRLLKEGILKSEWDKIVGELSKKSFVIFLKQGKLFVGVENSIWIQQMNFQKKSIIVKTNEFLGGDYVSEIIFKIGKKDTKDYFLNEKERDDSIDLDSVTLTAEEYLQMEEELKEIKDDFIKKQTKVVLEKSYKRKKYLKLHGYKQCKCGIYYSSPEPMCAICMNKEVLKLEETLMKAFKDRKMLKYFQAVREIEDLTEKEYNRIKLKKLSKIKKNIDIYLRDRKDELAFELSKLYFIIDLGELEDEYIEKRAEEFIQLLKK
- a CDS encoding DNA gyrase subunit A produces the protein MSNIITRYIEQEMKESYLDYSMSVIVSRALPDVKDGLKPVHRRILFAMNELGMTSDKPHKKSARIVGEVLGKYHPHGDSAVYNTMVRMAQDFNYRYELIDGHGNFGSIDGDSAAAMRYTEARMAKITKELLVDLDKNTIDYRKNFDDSLDEPIVLPAKLPNLLLNGATGIAVGMATNIPPHNLGELVDGILAVINNRLEIKGKKDGIVEGFEKIKELITNSTEKIDAEISFERIEKMISKAEVSDEDRLLNTIEKIKAVVDKSIEENDALNLKLQKERDAREASSEIEDYTEIPKDLSLTTFREVKEVISGILGEATRITSRDLIEYISGPDFPTGGIIDGKKGIYDAYTTGRGRVRVRGKVKIEEHKNGKSSIIINEVPFQVNKARMIEKIANLVKEKKVTGITDLRDESDRNGIRVVIETKRGEEPELILNKLYKYTELQNTFGIIMLALVDNVPKVLKLKEILDHYINHRFDVITRRTKFELEKAEKRSHILEGFRIALDNIGEIIKIVRGSKDANMAKETLKIDYSFSEAQARSILDMKLQRLTGLERDKIENEYTALVEIIKELNFILDNEGKVYEIITEELEEIKENYSDERRTQIEESRLDINIEDLISDEKVIVTLTNKGYVKRISQDKYKAQKRGGKGVSSQNTVEGDFVENMYAASNLDTMMIYTDSGKVYSLKVYEIPEFSKQARGKLIENMINLGEDEKVRSIIKVRDFSEEHEVFFLTRNGIVKKTNLSQFKNINKSGLRAINLKDGDDLIFVGLVDTKESEVFVATRLGYSIKFPQDNVRSMGRSATGVKGITLRPEDEVVSGVIVEREDAKILTITENGYGKRTRISGYTSQSRGGKGVINIRVSARNGKVVDVKSVTDDEELLAITSNGVVIRTPVEDISLIGRATQGVKIMRVEDTEHVVSTIKVKRNLEELIEEELLEITEEKK
- the gyrB gene encoding DNA topoisomerase (ATP-hydrolyzing) subunit B, which encodes MSNNYKAEDITVLEGLEAVRKRPGMYIGSTSERGLHHLVWEVVDNSVDEALAGHCNKIIINVLEDNIIEVIDNGRGIPTGMHPKHGKSALEIVLTVLHAGGKFENDNYKVSGGLHGVGISVVNALSEWMEVYVKTDGEIFHQRLERGKPMFDVKTIGKTKETGTRILFKADHEIFETLIYSFETLKNRLKELAYLNKGLEIVLTDSRKEDKVEEILQFDGGIIDFLAELEDGNEKLIKEPIYMNGEAEGVVVEIAMTYTIKQRESIFSFVNNINTHEGGTHVSGFRTALTRVVNDVAKTMGLIKERDGNFQGSDIREGMTAIISVKVPDPQFEGQTKTKLGSSEVTSIVSGIVGKYLKMHLEDTPADARNVIEKILMSKKAREAAKKARELVMRKSALEVGSLPGKLADCSSKKPEECEVYIVEGDSAGGSAKQGRDRHTQAILPLRGKILNVEKAGLHRALENTEVRAMITAFGAGMNDEMTLEKLRYHKIIIMTDADVDGAHIRTLILTFLFRYMSDLITNGNIYIAQPPLFKITAGRSVQYAYTDKQMKDATELLNIENRRFTLQRYKGLGEMNPDQLWETTMDPDTRTLLQVSIDDAVEADKLFDKLMGDKVEPRKKFIEEGAEFVKNLDI